From a single Patescibacteria group bacterium genomic region:
- a CDS encoding ribonucleoside triphosphate reductase, which yields MTRIIAKIKITKVQKRDETIVDFDSQKISKAVFKAITATGQGDGVKSKKVTNQVIKILNRRFKKDEIPYVEQIQDIVEEVLMLEGLVDTAKAYILYREQRRRVREAIKVSEEAVDRIDNYLGRLDWEVQENANMAFSLQGLNRYGVSYIIKRYWLNKVYPQEIRDAHMSGDFHVHNLDTLGTYCSGWDLYDLLIKGFGGVAGKVESKPAKHFRAALGQIVNFLYTLQGEVAGAVALSNFDTLLAPFIRYDNLSYKQVKQSLQEFLYNMAVPTRVGFQCPFSNITLDLKPSPSFAKQPVVIGGKPQKETYAEFEEEMKVFNKAFYELILEGDKTGKPFHFPIPTINITKDFSWDDPAYDLIFEASGKYGTNYFANYINSEMKPEDVRSMCCRLRLDLKDLHNRGGGGLFGAGALTGSIGVVTINLPRIGYLSKTKKDFFKKLERLLSLAQESLEIKRKILENYIDKGLYPYSRYYLEGIKKMRGVYYSNHFSTIGLVGMNEALLNFIGKDIASKSGRRFALEIMDFIRTKLIKYQKDTGNIYNLEATPAESTAFRLALKDKKQYPDIIAAGTKKTPYYTNSSQLPVNYTTDAFDALKLQDDIQCKYTGGTVLHLFLGENISEVSNVKSLVRKVFEKFHLPYITLTPTFSICPAHGYLSGEYLQCPKCTIEQPCEVYSRIVGYIRPVSQWNDGKKMEWKDRKEFKVKKKSLTTS from the coding sequence ATGACTAGGATTATTGCCAAAATTAAAATCACTAAGGTTCAAAAAAGAGATGAAACAATTGTTGATTTTGATAGTCAGAAAATTTCTAAAGCAGTCTTTAAAGCAATTACTGCTACTGGTCAGGGCGATGGCGTGAAATCAAAAAAAGTTACAAATCAGGTAATTAAAATTTTGAACAGGCGTTTTAAAAAAGACGAAATTCCTTATGTTGAACAAATTCAAGATATTGTTGAAGAGGTTTTAATGTTGGAAGGGCTGGTTGACACTGCCAAGGCATATATTCTTTATCGTGAACAGCGCAGAAGAGTAAGAGAAGCAATAAAAGTTAGCGAAGAAGCAGTGGACAGGATTGATAATTATTTAGGAAGACTTGACTGGGAAGTGCAGGAAAATGCAAACATGGCTTTTTCTCTGCAAGGATTAAATCGTTATGGCGTTTCTTACATAATTAAAAGATACTGGTTAAACAAAGTTTATCCCCAGGAAATAAGAGATGCACATATGTCTGGGGATTTTCATGTGCACAATTTAGACACATTGGGCACTTATTGCTCTGGATGGGATTTATATGACCTTTTGATAAAGGGTTTTGGCGGAGTAGCGGGTAAGGTAGAATCAAAACCAGCAAAACATTTTAGGGCTGCTTTGGGCCAAATAGTAAACTTTTTATACACTCTTCAGGGAGAAGTGGCGGGAGCGGTTGCTCTTTCTAATTTTGATACATTGCTCGCTCCTTTTATCCGTTACGATAATTTAAGCTATAAACAGGTTAAGCAGTCTTTGCAGGAATTTCTTTACAACATGGCTGTTCCAACCAGGGTTGGCTTTCAGTGCCCTTTTTCAAATATTACTCTGGATTTAAAGCCATCGCCTTCTTTTGCCAAACAGCCAGTGGTAATCGGAGGCAAGCCGCAGAAAGAAACTTATGCTGAATTTGAAGAGGAGATGAAGGTTTTTAACAAAGCATTTTATGAGTTGATACTTGAGGGAGATAAAACTGGAAAACCATTTCATTTTCCAATTCCAACAATAAATATTACAAAAGATTTTTCCTGGGATGATCCTGCTTATGATTTAATTTTTGAAGCTTCAGGAAAATATGGAACTAATTATTTTGCTAATTATATTAATTCTGAAATGAAGCCCGAAGATGTTAGAAGCATGTGTTGCAGGCTTCGTTTGGATTTAAAAGACCTTCATAACCGTGGCGGAGGGGGATTGTTCGGCGCAGGGGCTTTGACTGGGAGCATTGGCGTAGTAACAATTAATCTTCCGAGGATTGGCTATTTGTCAAAAACAAAAAAAGACTTTTTCAAAAAATTAGAAAGACTTTTAAGTTTAGCCCAGGAGAGCTTGGAAATTAAAAGAAAGATTTTAGAAAATTATATTGACAAAGGACTTTATCCTTATTCAAGATATTATCTTGAAGGAATTAAAAAAATGAGAGGCGTTTATTATTCCAACCACTTTTCAACAATAGGTTTAGTTGGTATGAATGAGGCGCTTTTGAATTTTATTGGAAAAGACATTGCTTCAAAATCAGGAAGAAGATTTGCATTGGAAATAATGGATTTTATTAGAACAAAGCTGATTAAGTATCAAAAAGATACTGGCAATATTTATAATTTAGAGGCAACACCAGCAGAATCTACTGCGTTTCGTTTGGCTTTAAAAGATAAAAAACAATATCCTGATATTATTGCTGCTGGAACCAAAAAAACTCCTTACTATACTAATTCAAGCCAACTACCAGTTAACTATACTACTGATGCCTTTGATGCTTTGAAGCTTCAAGATGATATTCAATGCAAGTATACTGGCGGTACGGTTTTGCATTTGTTTTTGGGTGAAAACATATCAGAGGTTTCAAATGTTAAATCTTTAGTTAGAAAAGTATTTGAAAAATTTCATCTTCCCTATATTACTTTAACTCCTACTTTTTCAATCTGTCCTGCTCATGGTTATTTGTCAGGAGAGTATTTACAGTGTCCAAAATGCACTATTGAACAGCCCTGTGAAGTTTACTCTAGGATAGTCGGTTACATTAGGCCTGTGTCACAATGGAACGACGGTAAAAAGATGGAATGGAAAGATAGAAAAGAGTTTAAAGTCAAAAAGAAATCATTAACTACTAGTTGA
- the pth gene encoding aminoacyl-tRNA hydrolase: protein MNIKLIIGLGNPGKKYESTRHNLGRSIIQAWRKQAGFSDFKEKKKMQALVSEDKFQKEKVVLALPETFMNSSGQSIKLIVKNYKIKPDSVVVVHDDFDLDLGKIKISKDRGSGGHKGIQSIINQLKTKSFVRFRIGIKPKRKSKDLDKFVLKKFSRTEQLIIKKIIKKTLEAISFYMENDLEKAMNEFNKE, encoded by the coding sequence ATGAACATAAAACTTATTATTGGGTTAGGTAATCCAGGAAAAAAATATGAATCTACCAGACATAATCTTGGCAGATCAATAATTCAAGCTTGGCGAAAACAAGCCGGTTTTTCTGATTTCAAAGAAAAGAAAAAAATGCAAGCTTTGGTTTCTGAAGATAAGTTCCAAAAAGAAAAAGTTGTTTTAGCTTTGCCTGAAACTTTTATGAACTCATCTGGACAGTCTATAAAACTGATAGTTAAAAACTACAAAATAAAACCAGACAGTGTTGTTGTCGTTCATGATGATTTTGATCTTGATTTGGGAAAGATAAAAATATCAAAAGACAGAGGATCTGGAGGACACAAAGGAATTCAGTCAATAATTAATCAATTAAAAACAAAAAGTTTTGTTCGTTTTAGAATTGGAATAAAACCAAAAAGGAAATCAAAAGATTTGGATAAGTTTGTTTTAAAAAAATTCAGCAGAACTGAACAATTAATAATTAAAAAAATAATTAAAAAAACCTTAGAAGCAATTTCTTTTTATATGGAAAATGACTTGGAAAAAGCAATGAATGAATTTAATAAAGAATGA
- the ftsA gene encoding cell division protein FtsA gives MPREKIITSLDIGSSSVKILVVKKNKKENNIEIVLKSEQKSDGIRRGTVINIDKISNVLKSLLSKASQDLNQQINSAYISLGGSHIFSTYSRGLVSVSRADRKISEEDINRVLQAAQATISLPSNNEIFEILPKEFIVDGQRGIKDPLGLEGVRLETEILALGGFSPYLKNTRQAILSSDLEALDMTSSSLAAARACLTDRQKELGVALVDIGAGITSLVIFEEGNLVHLAVLPMGSGNITTDIAIGLKTDIDIAERIKIQHGSCVFKGKDIKRKINILDEDPLIFSQRFLTNIITVRVSEIFEQVNEELKKISKEKMLPAGIVLAGGGAKLPNMIKLAKKKFSLPCSLGRPKGIIGFEKDLSWATACGLALLGFDIEEEQKLGFFKKIWLKLRKIFRIFIP, from the coding sequence ATGCCAAGGGAAAAAATAATAACTAGTTTGGATATAGGGTCATCAAGTGTAAAGATTTTAGTTGTTAAAAAAAATAAAAAAGAAAATAATATAGAGATTGTTTTAAAATCTGAACAAAAGTCAGACGGCATAAGAAGAGGAACAGTTATTAATATTGATAAGATTTCAAATGTTTTAAAAAGCTTATTATCAAAAGCTTCTCAAGATTTAAACCAGCAAATCAATTCAGCCTATATTAGTTTAGGCGGAAGTCATATTTTTTCTACTTATTCCCGAGGCCTAGTTTCTGTTTCAAGAGCTGATAGAAAAATATCTGAAGAAGATATTAACCGCGTTTTACAAGCTGCTCAGGCAACAATAAGCCTTCCTTCAAACAATGAGATTTTTGAGATTTTACCAAAAGAATTTATTGTTGATGGACAAAGAGGTATAAAAGATCCTCTTGGTCTTGAAGGAGTAAGGTTAGAAACAGAGATTTTAGCTTTGGGCGGTTTTTCTCCTTATCTTAAAAACACCAGACAAGCAATATTAAGTTCTGATTTAGAAGCTTTAGACATGACGTCGTCTTCATTGGCAGCAGCTAGAGCATGTTTAACTGACAGGCAAAAAGAACTTGGTGTTGCCTTAGTTGATATTGGAGCTGGTATTACAAGTTTAGTTATTTTTGAAGAAGGTAATTTAGTGCATTTGGCAGTTCTTCCTATGGGCTCTGGAAATATTACTACAGATATTGCCATAGGGTTAAAAACTGATATTGATATTGCTGAAAGAATTAAAATTCAACATGGATCCTGCGTTTTTAAAGGAAAAGATATTAAAAGAAAAATAAATATTTTAGACGAAGATCCTTTAATTTTTTCTCAGCGCTTTTTAACAAATATTATTACAGTCAGGGTTTCAGAGATTTTTGAACAAGTTAATGAAGAGCTTAAGAAAATCTCAAAAGAAAAAATGCTGCCTGCAGGAATAGTTCTGGCTGGGGGCGGAGCAAAATTGCCCAATATGATTAAGTTGGCAAAGAAAAAGTTTAGCCTTCCTTGTTCTTTAGGGAGACCAAAAGGAATAATTGGTTTTGAAAAAGATTTAAGTTGGGCAACCGCATGCGGTTTAGCTCTTTTAGGGTTTGACATAGAAGAAGAACAGAAGCTTGGTTTTTTCAAAAAAATTTGGTTAAAATTAAGAAAAATATTTAGAATTTTTATTCCATGA
- the ybeY gene encoding rRNA maturation RNase YbeY produces MVEINNLTTSKINKVFLKKISQKVLKKEKKENSSLSIALIGSARMRKLNKKYRGKNRSTDVLSFAEDLDFLGKSKELKKLNVLGEVVICIGNVKKNAKRLNVSFKKELTRVLIHGILHILGYDHEISESKAKLMRERENYYLSNIF; encoded by the coding sequence ATGGTTGAAATTAATAATTTGACCACTTCAAAGATAAATAAAGTTTTTTTAAAAAAGATTAGTCAAAAAGTTTTAAAAAAGGAAAAAAAAGAAAATTCTTCTCTTTCAATAGCTTTAATAGGGAGTGCAAGAATGAGAAAACTTAATAAGAAGTATAGGGGTAAGAATCGTTCAACAGATGTTTTATCCTTTGCTGAGGATTTAGATTTTTTAGGGAAGTCAAAAGAACTTAAGAAATTAAACGTTTTGGGTGAAGTAGTAATCTGTATTGGTAATGTTAAAAAAAATGCTAAAAGATTAAATGTGTCTTTTAAAAAAGAATTGACCAGGGTGCTGATTCACGGAATACTTCATATCTTGGGATATGACCATGAGATTTCAGAGAGCAAGGCAAAATTAATGAGAGAAAGAGAAAATTATTATTTGTCAAATATTTTTTAA
- a CDS encoding competence protein ComEC family protein — translation MTNSKIFLYFSIFFIIGISLTLTFQISQLFILGFLIFSLILISVFWDYKKVVVFGFCLLFLVLGMWRFQLFQMKIENNELKNYINQEISLIGIINNQPVQKEKSSKLEVKLTDFEEKILITSFKYPEYEYGDKIRITGTLEEPPVFDSFNYKEYLARNNINGLMFFPKIELLEKDSGNLMMRVLFLIKNNLKQSLNKIVSLPQSALLEGLLFGDEDGFSKEWINKFNLTGTRHITAVSGMNTTILSVLVLNFLLFLGLWRHQAFYLSIVLIIFYILMIGAPASGIRAAVMAIIFLTAQHFGRASDATRAIIFSASLMLFFNPFLLTDIGFQLSFLAVVGLIYLQPFFMNMLKKVPQSLELRYSLAATLSAQAFTFPVLIYNFGYIPLIGPIANVLIVPLLPIITIFGFLVSVLAIFSNSLALIFSFPVYLVLTYILKVIDFSFQTSYLNLVFENVSWVLILISYLVLGFLVWKLQEKLTEKFNF, via the coding sequence ATGACAAACTCTAAAATTTTCCTATACTTTTCAATATTTTTTATTATTGGCATTTCTTTAACTTTAACTTTTCAAATCTCCCAGCTATTTATACTGGGATTTTTAATTTTTAGCTTGATTTTAATTTCAGTGTTTTGGGATTATAAGAAAGTAGTGGTGTTTGGCTTTTGTTTATTATTTTTAGTGTTAGGGATGTGGCGCTTTCAATTATTTCAAATGAAAATTGAAAATAATGAACTTAAGAATTATATTAATCAAGAAATTTCGTTAATTGGAATTATTAATAACCAACCGGTTCAAAAAGAAAAAAGCTCTAAATTAGAAGTTAAATTAACTGACTTTGAAGAAAAAATTTTAATAACATCTTTTAAATATCCAGAATATGAATATGGAGATAAGATAAGAATCACCGGAACACTAGAAGAGCCCCCGGTTTTTGATAGTTTTAATTACAAAGAATATTTGGCGAGAAATAACATTAATGGCTTAATGTTTTTTCCAAAAATAGAATTATTAGAAAAAGATTCTGGCAATCTAATGATGAGAGTTCTTTTTTTAATTAAAAATAATTTGAAACAAAGTTTAAATAAAATAGTCTCTTTGCCTCAATCAGCGCTTTTAGAGGGATTATTATTTGGTGATGAAGATGGTTTTTCGAAAGAATGGATTAATAAATTTAATTTAACTGGCACTCGTCACATTACAGCAGTTTCAGGTATGAATACTACTATTTTAAGCGTCTTGGTTTTAAACTTTCTTTTGTTTTTAGGCCTTTGGAGACATCAAGCATTTTATTTATCAATTGTCTTGATTATTTTTTATATTCTAATGATTGGTGCTCCAGCTTCAGGGATAAGAGCTGCTGTTATGGCAATAATATTTTTAACAGCTCAGCATTTTGGAAGAGCATCAGACGCGACAAGGGCAATAATATTTTCAGCAAGTTTAATGTTGTTTTTTAATCCTTTTCTTTTAACTGATATTGGATTTCAACTTTCTTTTTTAGCAGTAGTGGGGTTGATTTATCTCCAACCATTTTTTATGAATATGCTGAAGAAAGTTCCTCAGAGTCTGGAACTTCGCTATAGCTTAGCTGCAACTTTAAGCGCTCAAGCTTTCACCTTTCCTGTTTTAATATATAATTTTGGATATATTCCTTTAATAGGCCCCATTGCAAATGTTTTAATTGTTCCATTGCTTCCAATAATTACTATTTTCGGTTTTTTAGTTTCAGTACTGGCAATATTTTCAAATTCCTTAGCTTTAATTTTTTCTTTCCCAGTTTATTTAGTACTTACATATATTTTGAAAGTGATTGATTTTTCTTTTCAGACTTCTTATCTAAACCTGGTTTTTGAAAATGTTTCTTGGGTTTTAATTTTGATTAGTTATCTGGTTTTAGGTTTTTTAGTTTGGAAACTACAAGAAAAACTTACCGAAAAGTTTAATTTTTGA
- a CDS encoding GatB/YqeY domain-containing protein: MDILKSKIENDFKSALKQKKELEVSVLRMLKADIFNKEKEKRYNISKEKPNLDEKELDKKSSLEDEDIEDIVFSKMKKSKESIAGFEKGERQDLVGKEQKELEILKKYIPEQLSEQEVEKIAKQVIEKIEAKDIKDMGKVMSEIMIQVKGKADGSLVSKIIRKLLS; the protein is encoded by the coding sequence ATGGATATACTCAAGAGTAAAATTGAGAATGACTTTAAAAGCGCTTTAAAACAGAAAAAAGAACTTGAAGTTTCTGTTTTAAGAATGTTAAAGGCTGATATTTTCAATAAAGAAAAAGAAAAAAGATATAACATAAGCAAGGAAAAGCCCAATCTAGATGAAAAAGAATTAGATAAAAAAAGCAGTTTAGAGGACGAAGATATTGAGGATATTGTTTTTTCAAAAATGAAGAAATCAAAAGAATCAATTGCTGGATTTGAAAAGGGGGAAAGACAAGATTTAGTAGGAAAAGAACAAAAAGAATTAGAAATTTTAAAAAAATACATACCAGAACAATTATCAGAACAAGAGGTTGAGAAAATAGCAAAACAAGTTATTGAAAAGATAGAGGCAAAAGATATTAAGGACATGGGCAAGGTAATGTCTGAAATAATGATTCAGGTAAAAGGAAAAGCAGATGGAAGTTTAGTTTCAAAAATTATTAGAAAGCTGCTTTCTTAA
- a CDS encoding anaerobic ribonucleoside-triphosphate reductase activating protein, which translates to MRIGGLQKLTLIDYPGHLAATVFLIGCNFRCGFCYSSELVLPEKIKIQPEISKKDFFSFLKSRKELLEGIVVCGGEPTINSNLPSFIKKIKKLGFLVKLDTNGSNPKMLKTLINKKLIDYIAMDIKAPKQKYIQIINASGILKSNIVKNIEKSIDILKKSNIDYEFRTTIVPSLHGKKDILGIVDWIKPAKKYYLQNFKGEKTIDPGFEKLRPYSREYLLEIQQAVSPFFDVCQVR; encoded by the coding sequence ATGAGAATCGGCGGCCTTCAAAAACTAACTTTAATTGATTACCCTGGCCATTTAGCAGCTACGGTTTTTCTTATTGGGTGCAATTTCCGCTGTGGTTTTTGTTATTCATCAGAACTTGTTTTGCCTGAAAAAATTAAAATTCAGCCAGAAATTTCAAAAAAAGACTTTTTTTCTTTTTTAAAATCAAGAAAGGAATTATTAGAGGGAATAGTAGTGTGCGGAGGCGAACCAACCATAAATAGCAATTTACCGTCTTTTATTAAAAAGATTAAAAAATTAGGGTTTTTAGTTAAACTTGATACCAATGGTTCAAATCCTAAAATGCTCAAAACCTTAATTAATAAAAAACTTATTGATTATATTGCGATGGACATTAAAGCTCCAAAACAAAAATATATTCAGATCATTAATGCTTCAGGAATTTTGAAAAGCAACATCGTAAAAAACATTGAAAAGAGCATTGATATTTTAAAAAAATCTAATATTGATTATGAATTCAGAACAACAATTGTTCCAAGCCTTCATGGGAAAAAAGACATTTTGGGTATTGTTGACTGGATAAAGCCAGCAAAAAAATATTATTTGCAGAATTTTAAAGGGGAAAAGACAATTGATCCTGGGTTTGAAAAATTAAGGCCTTATTCAAGAGAATATCTTTTAGAAATTCAACAAGCTGTTTCTCCTTTTTTTGATGTTTGTCAGGTGAGGTAA
- the lepB gene encoding signal peptidase I has translation MKDFFAFLLETIKIIILAIAIVLPVRYFLFQPFFVQGISMEPNFFNGDYLIVDEITYRFRDPQRGEVIVFKYPKSPTQRYIKRIIGLPGEEILIKNGQITIADNTGSWVLDESEYLKDAYTGGITKVSLSETEYFVLGDNRTFSSDSRRWGSLSEGFIVGKVYLRAWPFTALAKIESPAY, from the coding sequence ATGAAGGATTTTTTCGCTTTTTTACTTGAAACAATTAAAATAATAATCTTGGCAATTGCAATAGTGCTTCCTGTTCGCTATTTTTTATTTCAGCCCTTTTTTGTTCAAGGAATATCAATGGAGCCAAATTTCTTTAATGGAGATTACTTAATTGTTGATGAAATTACTTATAGATTTAGGGATCCTCAAAGAGGAGAGGTTATTGTATTTAAATACCCTAAAAGTCCTACTCAAAGATATATTAAAAGAATTATTGGCTTGCCAGGAGAAGAAATACTTATTAAAAATGGACAAATAACAATTGCCGACAATACAGGCAGTTGGGTTTTAGACGAGTCCGAATATTTAAAAGATGCATATACAGGAGGCATTACTAAGGTTTCTTTGTCTGAAACAGAGTATTTTGTTTTAGGAGATAACAGAACTTTTTCTTCTGATTCAAGACGATGGGGTTCACTTTCAGAAGGATTTATTGTTGGTAAAGTTTATTTAAGGGCCTGGCCATTTACAGCTTTGGCAAAAATAGAATCCCCAGCTTACTAA
- the hisS gene encoding histidine--tRNA ligase has protein sequence MKLKFQSPTGMHDILREDHRYRKRINEIVESIAGFYNFEKIDTPILEQQELFSKGIGLSTDIIKKEMFTLRTKGRDYLALRPEGTAPVVRAYIEHGMKNLPRPVNLWYSGPLFRYEKPQAGRFRQFWQFGLESIGEESPAIDAQIVQMTFSMFEELKIKNVVVEVNSIGASCCRPYYKKLLVSYLRARVNTLCPNCEKRIKENPLRILDCKQEKCKKTISEVPQTINHLCVDCRKHFKEFLEFLDELELPYNLNPHLVRGLDYYTRTVFEFFVQEKKQESSEITTIALAAGGRYDGLVKLLGGKPTPAVGIAGGIDRIMLLMKDQGIKIPKKKAPKVFLAQLGNLAKRKTLKLVEDFRKAKTSLYFSLGRDSLRAQLKIADKVGVDYSLILGQQEALANSIIIREMKTGKQTEVKLDKVVEEIKKRLKK, from the coding sequence ATGAAATTAAAATTTCAATCACCAACAGGAATGCACGATATTTTAAGAGAGGATCACAGATATCGTAAAAGAATTAATGAAATTGTTGAAAGCATTGCAGGTTTTTATAATTTTGAAAAAATAGACACTCCCATACTAGAACAGCAAGAGCTCTTTTCAAAAGGAATAGGCCTTTCCACTGATATCATTAAAAAAGAAATGTTTACTTTAAGAACAAAAGGAAGAGATTATCTGGCTTTAAGACCTGAAGGCACTGCGCCAGTTGTCAGGGCATATATAGAACATGGCATGAAGAATTTGCCCAGACCAGTAAATCTTTGGTATTCTGGCCCTCTTTTTCGTTATGAAAAACCTCAAGCTGGAAGATTTCGTCAGTTTTGGCAGTTTGGTCTGGAATCAATAGGAGAAGAAAGTCCTGCTATTGATGCTCAGATTGTTCAAATGACTTTTAGCATGTTTGAAGAATTAAAGATTAAAAATGTAGTTGTTGAGGTAAACAGCATTGGAGCTAGTTGTTGCAGGCCATATTATAAAAAGCTTTTAGTTAGTTATTTAAGAGCAAGAGTTAATACTCTTTGTCCAAATTGTGAAAAAAGAATAAAAGAGAATCCCTTAAGGATTTTAGACTGCAAACAGGAAAAATGTAAAAAAACAATTTCAGAAGTTCCACAGACAATTAATCATCTTTGTGTTGACTGCCGTAAACATTTTAAAGAATTTTTAGAATTTTTAGATGAACTTGAATTGCCATATAATCTAAATCCTCACTTGGTTAGGGGACTAGACTATTATACTCGTACAGTTTTTGAGTTTTTTGTTCAAGAAAAAAAGCAAGAATCTTCAGAAATAACCACTATTGCATTAGCTGCTGGAGGAAGGTATGATGGTTTAGTAAAACTTTTGGGCGGAAAACCAACTCCAGCCGTGGGAATTGCAGGAGGAATTGATAGAATAATGCTTTTAATGAAAGATCAGGGAATAAAAATTCCCAAGAAAAAAGCTCCAAAAGTGTTTTTAGCTCAACTTGGCAATTTGGCAAAAAGGAAAACTTTAAAATTAGTAGAAGACTTCAGAAAAGCAAAAACATCGCTTTATTTTTCTTTAGGCAGAGATTCTTTAAGGGCACAGCTTAAAATTGCAGATAAAGTTGGTGTTGATTATAGCTTGATTTTAGGCCAGCAAGAGGCTTTAGCAAATTCAATCATTATTAGGGAAATGAAAACAGGAAAACAAACTGAAGTGAAATTAGACAAAGTAGTAGAAGAAATTAAGAAAAGATTAAAAAAATAA
- the ftsZ gene encoding cell division protein FtsZ, translating into MKKILSANIKVIGVGGSGGNAISRMKKARIKGVELIALNTDYQDLKKIKADVKLRIGEKITKGLGTGMKPMIGELAAKESEDKIHESLRGADLIFITGGLGGGTGSGASPVVAQIAKKTGALIVAIVTLPFFFEGAYRRKIAEASKKILKQKVDALLVIKNDKLLHYLEPTTSLLNAFWLCDDILREAVKGISDLIMLPGIVNIDFADVKSILKNSGNVLFGTGRSRGEKRALEATALALNSPLLDITPRGAKGVLFNVSGGEDISLFEIEEIGKIITKEINPKADVIFGAVHDEQLKKGEIKVTVIVTGF; encoded by the coding sequence ATGAAAAAAATTTTATCAGCAAATATTAAGGTAATTGGAGTTGGTGGCTCAGGAGGCAATGCTATATCAAGAATGAAAAAAGCAAGAATCAAAGGTGTTGAGTTAATTGCCTTAAATACTGATTATCAAGATTTAAAAAAGATCAAAGCTGATGTTAAATTAAGAATTGGAGAAAAAATTACTAAAGGACTGGGAACAGGAATGAAGCCAATGATCGGCGAATTAGCAGCTAAAGAGAGCGAAGATAAAATTCATGAGTCATTAAGAGGGGCTGATTTGATTTTTATTACTGGAGGGTTAGGAGGGGGAACAGGCAGCGGCGCAAGCCCTGTTGTTGCTCAAATTGCAAAAAAAACAGGAGCTTTAATTGTTGCAATAGTAACTTTGCCATTTTTTTTTGAAGGAGCTTATAGAAGAAAAATTGCAGAAGCCAGTAAAAAAATATTAAAACAAAAAGTTGATGCGCTTTTAGTGATTAAAAATGATAAATTGCTTCATTATTTAGAGCCAACCACTTCACTTTTAAATGCTTTTTGGCTTTGCGACGATATTTTAAGAGAAGCAGTAAAAGGAATTTCTGATTTAATTATGCTTCCAGGAATAGTTAATATTGATTTTGCTGATGTTAAATCAATTCTGAAAAATTCTGGAAACGTTCTTTTTGGCACGGGAAGGTCGCGTGGTGAAAAAAGAGCATTAGAAGCAACAGCTTTGGCTTTAAATTCCCCTCTTTTAGATATTACTCCTAGAGGAGCAAAGGGGGTTTTATTTAATGTTTCTGGCGGAGAAGACATATCATTGTTTGAAATTGAAGAAATTGGGAAAATTATTACAAAAGAAATCAATCCAAAAGCAGATGTGATTTTTGGGGCTGTTCATGATGAGCAGCTGAAAAAGGGAGAAATCAAAGTAACAGTGATTGTAACAGGATTTTAA
- a CDS encoding histidine triad nucleotide-binding protein, which produces MDHCIFCKIVNKEMNSEVIYKDKEFVAFKDINPRAPVHVLVIPQKHIESVNHLRETDKELIGGLVLTAQKIAEKLRIKDNGYKLAFNVGKGGGQVIDHLHLHILGGWETEEKMQTQKIP; this is translated from the coding sequence ATGGATCATTGCATATTTTGTAAAATTGTAAATAAAGAAATGAATTCAGAAGTGATTTATAAAGACAAGGAATTTGTTGCTTTTAAAGATATTAATCCAAGAGCCCCTGTTCATGTTTTGGTTATTCCTCAAAAGCATATTGAATCAGTCAATCATTTAAGAGAAACTGATAAAGAATTAATTGGAGGTTTAGTTTTAACTGCACAAAAAATTGCAGAAAAACTGAGGATAAAAGACAATGGGTATAAATTAGCATTTAATGTTGGCAAAGGAGGCGGTCAGGTTATAGATCATCTTCACCTTCATATTTTAGGAGGATGGGAGACAGAAGAAAAAATGCAGACCCAAAAAATACCATAA